The proteins below come from a single Torulaspora delbrueckii CBS 1146 chromosome 5, complete genome genomic window:
- the PIH1 gene encoding Pih1p (similar to Saccharomyces cerevisiae PIH1 (YHR034C); ancestral locus Anc_5.317) — MDFMLRPAAESSNSVVNLEPIPDFVVKSKLISTEGRPSHLLKLKANTKAFINICHHDEVPKPDIEFTSSVVYPLIMNNQWEVPIVTSSVREDTDKKGAMCYVWDCCINTDCMGWISDDLQLREIVIEWCLESCELSDVVGISREHIAFPKMKKKGEAIPALEIHLSELTNNYQENIAKAAEAEDDGPSNILRMKRSLLDDEPSGLLGNADDDELPPLIPSNKQSGGPLIEEIDSLRIADRQENRHQATVELPELQFDVRIRKTKDTEKFKLRIEVSSQINSGSDLELRYNPQENALEIKNKNLNVYKEKKLHIPLPNIFSESDISRMQSFFVSKDSKLIIFI; from the coding sequence ATGGATTTTATGCTACGACCAGCTGCAGAGAGCTCGAACTCTGTGGTAAACTTGGAGCCAATTCCTGATTTTGTCGTTAAATCCAAATTAATAAGTACAGAAGGCAGACCATCAcacttgttgaaattaaaGGCCAATACGAAAGCATTTATTAATATATGTCACCATGACGAAGTTCCTAAGCCAGACATTGAGTTTACCTCATCGGTGGTGTATCCATTAATTATGAACAATCAGTGGGAAGTTCCTATAGTTACTTCATCGGTACGAGAAGATACGGACAAGAAGGGCGCAATGTGTTACGTATGGGATTGTTGCATCAATACCGATTGCATGGGTTGGATCAGTGACGATTTACAATTGAGAGAAATTGTGATCGAATGGTGCTTGGAATCATGCGAATTGTCTGACGTTGTaggaatttcaagagaacATATTGCATTTCCtaagatgaagaagaaaggtgAAGCAATTCCAGCTTTGGAAATTCATTTAAGTGAGCTGACCAATaattatcaagaaaataTAGCTAAGGCTGCTGAGGCTGAAGATGACGGTCCATCAAATATTCTTAGAATGAAGCGAAGTTTACTAGATGATGAGCCAAGCGGTCTTCTAGGGAACgcagatgatgatgaactaCCTCCACTGATACCAAGCAACAAACAATCGGGTGGACCATTGATTGAGGAGATTGACAGCCTGAGAATTGCTGATCGACAAGAAAATAGGCATCAAGCAACAGTGGAATTACCAGAATTACAATTCGATGTGAGAATCAGAAAAACTAAGGACACAGAAAAGTTCAAGCTTAGGAttgaagtttcttctcAGATCAACTCAGGGTCGGATTTGGAATTACGTTATAATCCGCAGGAAAATGCGTTagagatcaagaacaaaaatttAAATGTctacaaagaaaagaagcTGCATATACCACTCCCAAATATCTTCTCTGAGTCAGACATATCACGTATGCAATCATTTTTTGTCAGTAAGGACAGCAAGCTGATCATTTTCATATGA
- the PRO1 gene encoding glutamate 5-kinase (similar to Saccharomyces cerevisiae PRO1 (YDR300C) and YHR033W; ancestral locus Anc_5.318) — MSMSYTIVIKLGSSSLVDEMTKEPKLSIMSLIVETVVRLKRMGHKVIIVSSGGIAVGLKTLGLEKRPKKLAEVQAIAAVGQGRLIGRWDGLFAEFDQRIAQILITRNDIADWSQYKNAQNTINELLKMGVVPIVNENDTLSVSEIKFGDNDTLSAITAALIGADYLFLLTDVDCLYTDNPRTNPSATSILIVPDLSKGLPGVNTSSGSGSDVGTGGMQTKLVAADLATNAGVHTVIMKSNAPANILKVVNYMQTLDGEKPVYDDLEDLQKRELLKLKQLNVPLHTKFIANDNQHHLNNREFWMLHGLVTSGAIIIDEGAYAALTRKDKAGLLPAGVIDTEGSFHELECVDLKIGQRLPDGSLDTSKPLKTVGRARSNYHSSELNRIKGLQSDQIEDALGYAGSEYVAHRQNLAFPPH, encoded by the coding sequence ATGAGTATGTCTTATACCATTGTTATCAAACTGGGATCGTCGTCCCTTGTAGATGAAATGACGAAAGAGCCCAAACTGTCAATTATGTCGCTCATAGTGGAGACTGTTGTGAGATTGAAGCGGATGGGCCATAAAGTTATCATAGTTTCGAGTGGTGGGATCGCAGTAGGATTGAAGACGCTAGGATTGGAAAAGAGACCCAAGAAACTGGCTGAAGTCCAGGCAATTGCTGCTGTAGGTCAAGGTAGGCTTATTGGAAGATGGGATGGACTTTTCGCCGAATTTGACCAGAGAATTGCACAGATTTTGATCACTAGGAATGATATAGCGGATTGGTCACAGTATAAGAATGCTCAAAATACTATCAATGAACTGTTGAAGATGGGTGTAGTGCCAATTGtcaatgaaaatgataCTCTTTCTGTTAGTGAAATTAAGTTTGGCGATAATGATACATTGTCAGCGATTACAGCAGCATTGATCGGTGCAGACTACTTATTTTTGTTGACAGATGTTGACTGTCTTTACACTGACAATCCCAGGACCAATCCTTCGGCTACCAGTATACTAATTGTCCCAGACTTATCGAAGGGACTGCCTGGGGTTAACACCTCAAGCGGGTCTGGATCTGACGTTGGCACAGGTGGGATGCAGACAAAACTTGTTGCTGCAGATCTTGCGACAAATGCTGGGGTCCATACGGTTATTATGAAAAGCAATGCGCCAGCAAATATATTGAAAGTGGTTAACTATATGCAAACTCTCGATGGGGAAAAACCAGTGTATGATGATCTGGAGGATTTACAGAAACGGGAATTGCTAAAACTGAAGCAGTTGAATGTTCCACTGCACACGAAGTTCATTGCCAATGATAACCAGCATCATTTGAATAACAGAGAATTTTGGATGCTACACGGCCTCGTTACGAGCGGAGCAATTATTATAGATGAAGGTGCGTACGCAGCTCTTACACGTAAGGACAAAGCAGGTCTCTTACCAGCAGGTGTCATTGATACAGAAGGTTCATTCCATGAGTTGGAGTGCGTTGACTTGAAGATTGGTCAACGTTTGCCCGATGGCTCTTTGGATACAAGCAAACCTCTCAAGACTGTCGGTAGGGCAAGATCTAACTATCACAGCTCAGAGCTGAACAGAATAAAAGGTTTGCAAAGCGATCAAATCGAAGATGCTCTGGGCTACGCGGGTAGTGAGTATGTTGCCCATAGGCAGAATTTGGCATTTCCTCCTCATTAA
- the GPI11 gene encoding mannose-ethanolamine phosphotransferase GPI11 (similar to Saccharomyces cerevisiae GPI11 (YDR302W); ancestral locus Anc_5.320): MGVKKRATVKKTVSFSDDNTLTNRSNKKKHVDHDNPPVYVRKTLLTVPWHIIPLLYYYIYISDGFDSLKLLFALIPLQLAYLGIQFNKSTVYGNKILKLKVPLTLISLCATLLLTLPAVLIIILFGAPVTEKWKETWMLALHCCYLAHPAIYQVFNGDFKVGLWKKYFIMIVIGAWSSCVVIPLDWDRDWQAWPVPVVVGAYLGAFFGYSFGSYF, translated from the coding sequence ATGGGAGTGAAAAAGAGGGCCACCGTGAAGAAAACCGTGTCATTTTCTGATGACAATACTCTGACCAATAGAAGtaataagaagaagcatGTAGACCACGATAACCCTCCAGTATATGTGAGAAAGACACTTTTAACCGTTCCATGGCATATTATACCGCTTCTTTATTACTATATTTATATCTCAGATGGATTTGACAGCTTGAAGCTACTGTTTGCATTAATTCCCTTGCAACTAGCATATCTTGGGATCCAATTCAATAAATCTACAGTATATGGAAACAAGATACTTAAACTGAAAGTACCACTGACTTTAATTTCTCTATGCGCTACATTACTATTGACTCTACCTGCAGTGCTCATCATTATATTATTTGGCGCACCAGTGACAGAAAAATGGAAGGAAACCTGGATGCTAGCACTACATTGTTGTTACCTGGCACATCCTGCGATCTACCAGGTTTTCAATGGAGACTTCAAGGTCGGCCTGTGGAAGAAGTATTTTATTATGATAGTCATCGGAGCATGGTCAAGTTGTGTTGTGATCCCATTGGATTGGGATAGAGATTGGCAGGCGTGGCCCGTTCCAGTGGTTGTTGGTGCATACCTTGGCGCCTTCTTTGGGTACTCCTTTGGATCTTACTTTTAA
- the CFT1 gene encoding cleavage/polyadenylation factor CFT1 (similar to Saccharomyces cerevisiae CFT1 (YDR301W); ancestral locus Anc_5.319) — protein sequence MNVYDDVLDPTVVSHSITGYFTTSEYEELLTVRTNVLSVYRVDESAKLFLTNEFKFHGKITDLALIPQVNSSLDCLLLCTSIAKVSIVKFDPLSNSIETASLHYYEDKFRDLSLLEIAQQSYFRLDPSKRCAIILNNDVLALLPFRAATDDDEEADAENNDVKRMKTSSDKVTYPSKIFVAKELHSEIRNVIDVQFLNNFSKPTIAILFEPTLIWAGNRQLNPQPISYMIFTLEISSTDNTTKFGATTIGKLTGLSWDFHSLVPISNGCMIVGANELAFADNSGALQSVILLNSFSDRNLRQGRIIDNSKYEILLPQSIARCWSPPTSDKVNDETLLLMDANSNVYYVQLESEGRLLIKFDIIKLPIVNDTLKNNQGCTCMSRLNSRSSNNNMDLLMGFKSGDALVVRLNNLKSAAESRDEHKIFSEAMESSFDKDEDEDNLYSDEASDAGKADDNKEVIVETVTPFDIELLSTIKNIGPITSLAVGKVCSVEKYVKGLLNPNRNEYSMVATSGNGSGSHLTEIQGSVRPTVEVALKFISVTQIWNLKIKNRDKYLVTTDSNKAKSDIYEIDNNFALHKEGRFRRDATTVCISMFGGDKRIVQVTTNNLILYDTNFRRLTTMKFDYEVVHVSVMDPYILITVSRGDIKIYELEMKHRKKLLRVDLPDVLKEMVITSGFISQTNMCNEFLTGLEVSDEEQLLFTFVTADNQIIFFGKEHNDRIFQLNGVDILNESLYISTYQLPEEVIPDPSIKQVMINKLGSNNKEEFLTILTFGGEIYQYKKSSSRRSRFFRNITSSDLPVTGAPDNAYAKGVSAIERNMHYVPEYNGYSVILITGSVPYIIIKEDDSSPRLYRFANIPLVSLTRWCKSSVMCVDDIKNARVYTLDRNNIYYGNKLPLKRIDISDVLEDFMTLTNVTFHERSQMFIASYAREIEYEALAEDGEKLVGYQENVPHAKGFQSGILLVNPKTWNIIDKKELPANTLINDAKSMLIQLDSRTRRKKEYVIVGVAVVGTEDLPPSGSFFVFDITEVVPEPGKPDTNFKLSEVFQEEIRGTVSTVCEISGRFLINQSQKVLVRDVQDDNSVVPVAFLDIPVFVTDAKSFGNFMIIGDAMQGFQFVGFDAEPYRMIPLGRSIAKMETVSVEFLVNGGDIFFAITDTDDILHVFKYAPDEPNSLSGQRLLHCTSFNLHSTNTCMALLPKNEEFEPAQANMKNFQAIGGQVDGSVFKLLPLREDVYRRLYVVQQQITEKELQLGGLNPRMERLSNEHYKTTHVLRPMLDFNVIQRFKRLSTDRRKQISQKVGKRAHFEIWRDLINVEFSLRSLCK from the coding sequence ATGAATGTTTACGATGACGTGCTCGATCCAACTGTTGTTTCGCACTCAATAACAGGTTATTTCACCACTTCTGAATATGAGGAATTGTTAACTGTGAGGACCAACGTGCTTAGTGTTTACCGCGTTGATGAGTCAGCCAAGCTCTTTTTAACCAATGAATTCAAGTTTCATGGAAAAATCACCGATTTGGCTTTGATTCCTCAGGTGAATTCTTCACTGGATTGTCTACTACTATGCACATCAATCGCCAAGGTATCCATTGTGAAATTTGATCCACTGTCAAATTCGATAGAGACTGCTAGTTTGCATTACTACGAGGATAAATTTAGGGACTTATCCTTGTTAGAGATAGCGCAACAATCATATTTTAGACTCGATCCTTCCAAGAGATGCGCAATAATACTCAATAACGACGTCCTTGCATTATTACCTTTTAGGGCAGCAactgatgatgacgaggagGCAGATGCGGAGAATAATGATGTcaagaggatgaagactAGCAGTGACAAAGTAACATATCCCAGTAAAATATTCGTTGCCAAGGAATTGCACAGTGAGATACGAAACGTTATTGATGTACAATTTCTTAACAACTTTAGCAAACCTACCATAGCCATACTGTTTGAACCAACATTAATATGGGCAGGAAACCGTCAGTTGAATCCACAGCCAATATCATATATGATCTTTACATTGGAGATCTCGTCCACTGACAATACCACAAAATTTGGAGCTACAACAATAGGTAAATTGACTGGTTTGAGTTGGGATTTCCATAGTTTAGTTCCGATCTCCAACGGATGCATGATTGTGGGAGCCAATGAACTGGCATTTGCTGATAACAGCGGTGCTTTGCAATCGGTGATTCTGCTTAACTCATTCAGTGATCGAAACTTGAGGCAAGGGAGAATCATAGACAATTCAAAATACGAGATTCTGCTGCCGCAATCCATCGCCCGCTGTTGGTCTCCTCCGACAAGTGACAAAGTAAATGATGAAACTCTGCTACTGATGGATGCCAATTCCAACGTCTATTATGTGCAGTTGGAGTCGGAAGGAAGGCTGCTTATAAAATTTGACATAATTAAGCTACCAATTGTTAATGATACACTCAAGAATAATCAAGGTTGCACATGCATGTCGCGTTTAAATAGCAGATCTTCTAACAATAATATGGATCTTCTGATGGGCTTCAAATCCGGTGATGCTTTGGTGGTAAGGCTAAACAACCTGAAATCGGCAGCTGAGAGTAGAGACGAGCACAAGATATTCTCAGAAGCAATGGAAAGTTCTTTCgacaaagatgaagacgaggaTAACCTTTACTCGGATGAGGCTTCTGACGCAGGGAAAGCAGATGATAATAAGGAAGTTATCGTCGAGACAGTCACACCCTTTGACATCGAATTGCTCTCCACGATAAAGAATATTGGACCAATAACATCACTGGCTGTCGGCAAAGTCTGCTCAGTTGAGAAATATGTTAAAGGCTTGCTGAATCCAAACAGGAACGAATATTCTATGGTAGCTACCTCTGGTAATGGGAGTGGATCGCATTTGACTGAGATTCAAGGAAGTGTCAGGCCCACGGTAGAGGTCGCTCTTAAATTCATTAGCGTAACTCAGATatggaatttgaaaatcAAGAATAGGGACAAGTATTTGGTTACTACAGATTCTAATAAAGCCAAAAGCGATATTTACGAGATTGATAATAACTTCGCCTTGCATAAGGAGGGAAGGTTTCGCAGAGATGCCACTACTGTTTGTATTTCCATGTTCGGAGGTGATAAACGTATAGTTCAAGTGACAACTAATAATCTTATCCTGTACGATACCAATTTTCGTCGACTAACGACTATGAAATTCGACTATGAGGTCGTTCACGTCTCTGTGATGGATCCATACATATTGATCACAGTGTCTCGAGGTGACATTAAGATTTACGAGCTGGAAATGAAACATAGAAAGAAACTTCTGAGGGTTGATCTGCCAGATGTTCTTAAGGAGATGGTGATCACTTCAGGTTTTATTTCACAGACCAATATGTGCAATGAGTTTCTAACAGGTCTTGAAGtttcagatgaagaacagTTACTCTTTACTTTTGTGACGGCGGATAATcaaatcatctttttcGGTAAGGAGCATAATGACCGTATTTTCCAGCTCAACGGTGTCGATATCTTGAATGAAAGCCTCTATATTAGCACATATCAATTGCCAGAAGAAGTGATACCTGACCCATCTATCAAGCAGGTGATGATCAATAAATTGGGAAGCAACAACAAGGAGGAATTTCTGACAATTCTAACTTTTGGCGGAGAGATTTATCAGtacaagaaatcttcatcaagacGTAGTCGATTTTTCAGGAATATTACCTCCAGTGATTTGCCTGTCACCGGTGCCCCAGATAATGCTTATGCGAAAGGTGTCAGCGCTATTGAAAGGAATATGCATTATGTTCCAGAGTATAATGGTTACTCGGTTATTTTAATCACAGGATCCGTCCCatatatcatcatcaaagaagatgattcCTCGCCCAGACTCTATCGCTTTGCTAACATACCATTGGTGTCTTTGACCAGGTGGTGTAAAAGTTCTGTAATGTGTGTGgatgatatcaagaatGCCAGAGTTTACACGTTAGACCGGAACAACATATATTACGGAAACAAGCTCCCACTTAAACGGATTGATATAAGTGACGTTCTGGAGGATTTCATGACGCTTACGAATGTAACCTTCCATGAGAGGTCGCAGATGTTCATAGCATCCTATGCGAGGGAAATCGAATATGAAGCGCTTGCCGAAGACGGCGAAAAGCTAGTTGGCTACCAGGAAAATGTTCCACATGCCAAAGGCTTTCAAAGTGGTATCCTACTGGTTAATCCCAAGACTTGGAACATCATCGATAAAAAAGAACTTCCCGCAAATACCTTGATCAACGATGCAAAATCCATGCTGATTCAGTTGGATTCGAGAACAAGACgcaagaaagaatatgTGATTGTTGGCGTCGCGGTGGTTGGAACTGAAGATCTACCACCATCAGGTTCGTTTTTCGTTTTTGATATAACGGAGGTGGTTCCTGAACCTGGCAAACCTGAtaccaatttcaagttaAGCGAAGTGTTCCAAGAGGAAATCAGAGGAACTGTCAGTACAGTTTGCGAAATTAGCGggagatttttgatcaatcaAAGCCAAAAGGTCCTAGTGAGAGATGTGCAGGATGATAATTCTGTTGTGCCCGTCGCATTTTTAGATATTCCTGTGTTTGTCACTGATGCCAAAAGTTTCGGTAACTTCATGATTATTGGAGACGCAATGCAAGGTTTCCAATTTGTCGGTTTCGATGCTGAACCTTATAGAATGATCCCACTGGGAAGAAGTATTGCCAAAATGGAGACAGTGTCAGTCGAATTTTTGGTTAACGGAGGTGacattttctttgcaataACTGACACTGACGACATACTACATGTATTCAAGTACGCTCCTGACGAGCCAAACTCTCTTTCTGGTCAAAGACTTCTCCATTGCACGAGTTTCAATTTGCATTCCACCAATACCTGCATGGCATTACTGCCTAaaaatgaagagtttgaaccAGCCCAAGCGAAcatgaaaaatttccaagCTATTGGGGGACAAGTGGATGGCTCTGTATTCAAACTGCTTCCTCTGAGAGAGGACGTATATCGTCGGCTCTACgttgttcaacaacaaattaCAGAAAAAGAACTACAATTAGGTGGTCTAAACCCTAGAATGGAAAGACTTTCCAACGAGCATTACAAGACAACACATGTATTGAGACCAATGCTGGATTTCAATGTCATTCAGCGATTCAAAAGGTTGTCGACGGACAGAAGAAAgcaaatttctcaaaaagtCGGTAAGAGGGCCCATTTCGAGATTTGGCGGGATCTTATCAACGTTGAGTTTTCATTAAGATCGCTTTGTAAATAA